The stretch of DNA GACCCGGCGGGTGGCCAGCGGCTTGAGCGGCAGGGACGGAATACCGAGCGAGATCGCGGTCATGTGCGCAGGGTTCCCCAGATCAGGTGATGGGCCGGCCGGTGGCTCGGGCCGGAACGGGCGGCCGTGGGCGGCCGGACCGGCCTCCCACGGTACGCCACGCCCGGTGGCGGGAGCACATTCGATCGACCACTGTCCCCTTTCGGGTCAGTTGATCTTCACGGGGTTGACGATGTCGGCGACCATCACCAGCGCGGTGAAGCAGATGAAGATGCCCGCCACCACGTACGCCAGCGGCATCAGCTTCGCCACGTCGAACGGGCCCGGGTCGCTGCGGCGGAAGAGCTTGGCCGCGTGGCGGCGCAGCGACTCCCAGAGCGCACCGGCGATGTGCCCGCCGTCCAGCGGCAGCAACGGCAGCATGTTGAAGAGGAAGAGCGAGAGGTTGATGCCCGCGAGCAGCTGGACCATGAAGGCGAGCTGCTGGGTGGCCGGGAGGTCCATCGCGAACACGTCACCACCCAGTCGGGCGGCGCCCACCATGCCCATCGGCGAGTCGGCCGGGCGCGGGTCGTGGCCGACGATCGCGTGCCAGAGGCCGGGGATCTTGCCGGGCAGCGCGGCCAGCGAGGTGATCCCGTGCTTGGCCATGTCGGTCATCTGGGTGGCGCTCTCGCCCAGGCTCAAGTGCCGGACGCCGATGGCGGGCGAGAAGCCCAGGAAGCCGGCCGTGACGGTCTTGCCGTCGATCGGGCGGCCGTCCTTGTCCACGGCGGCGACGGTGTTGCTGGTGATGCCGGCCGTGAGGCTCTGCTGCTGCCCGCCGCGCTCGATCACGATCGTCACCTGCTTGCCGGGCGACTTGCGGATGTCGGCCTGGAGCTGGGTGTAGGTGGAGATCGCGTCCCCGTCGAAGGAGACGATCCGGTCGCCGGCCCGCAGGCCGGCCGCGTTGGCGGGCGACTTGGGCGCGTCGGCCGGGCAGACGTCGGTGCGGGCCGTGGCGGCCGGGACGACGCACTGGCTGACCGTGGAGACGGTGGGCACCGTGGTCTGGTAGCCGATGCCCATGAACCAGGCCAGGTAGAGCGCGACCGAGAGCACCAGGTTCATGAACGGCCCGGCGAACATCACGATGACGCGCTTCCAGGGCTTGCGGGTGTAGAAGAGCCGGTGCTCGTCCCCGGGCTGGAGCTCCTCGTAGGAGGCCTCCCGGGCGTCCTCGATCATCGAGCGCCAAGGCGAGCTGGAGCGCTTCGTTATCCGGCCGTCCGCCCCGGGCGGGAACATCCCGATCATCCGGATGTACCCGCCGAGCGGGATGGCCTTGATGCCGTACTCGGTGTCGCCCTTCTTGCGCGACCAGATGGTCTTGCCGAAGCCGACCATGTACTGCGGCACCCGGATGCCGAACAGCTTGGCCGTGGAGAGGTGGCCCAGCTCGTGCCAGGCGATCGAGAAGAGCAGCCCGACCAGGAAGAGCAGGATGCCGAGCACCCACATCACCATTGCCACCGCTCAGCCTCCGTCATCCCGCTCCGGTCCATCGATTCAGCCTGCGGCGAGCTGCCGCGCACGGGCCCGGGCCCAGCCCTCCGCGTGGAGGACGTCCTCCACCGTCAGGGAAGTTCCCGAGGCGGGGGCGCCGTGCTCGGCGACCACCTTGGCGACCGTGTCCACGATCGCGGTGAAGGCCAGGCGCCCCTTGAGGAAGGCGTCCACGCACTCCTCGTTGGCGGCGTTGAACACGGCCGGGGCCGTCCCGCCGAGCGTACCCACCTCGCGGGCGAGCGCCACGGCGGGGAAGGCCTCCTCGTCCAGCGGGAAGAACTCCCAGGTGGCGGCCTTGGTCCAGTCGCAGCCGGGCGCGGCATCCGGCACCCGCTCGGGCCAGCCGAGGCCCAGCGCGATCGGCATCCGCATGTCCGGCGGGCTGGCCTGGGCCAGCGTGGAGCCGTCCGTGAACTCCACCATCGAGTGGACGACGGACTGCGGATGGACCACGACCTCGATCCGGTCGAAGGGGATGTCGTAGAGCAGGTGGGCCTCGATGACCTCCAGGCCCTTGTTGACCAGGGTGGCCGAGTTGACCGTCACCACCGGGCCCATCGCCCAGGTCGGGTGGGCCAGCGCGTCCTCGACCGTGACGGCGGCCAGCTCGCTCTTCGTCCGCCCCCGGAACGGGCCGCCGCTGGCGGTGACCACCAGCTTGCGGACCTCCGCGCGGGTGCCGCCCGCCAGCGCCTGGAAGAGCGCGGCGTGCTCGGAGTCCACCGGCACGATCTGGCCGGGCCTGGCCACCGCCTTGACCAGCGGGCCGCCGACGATCAGCGACTCCTTGTTGGCCAGCACCAGCACCCGGCCGGCCCGCAGCGCGGCCAGCGTCGGGCCGAGGCCGATCGAGCCGGTGATCCCGTTGAGCACCGAGTGGCACTCCAGCCCGGCCAGCTCGGTGGCGGCCTCCGGGCCCGCCAGCAGCGTCGGCAGCGCGCGGCCTCCGGCCTTCGCGACGAGCGCCTCGCGCAGCGCGGGCAGCGCGGCCTCGTCGGCCACCGCGACGGTGTGCACGCCGAGCGCGAGCGCCTGCTCGGCCAGCAGCTCGACCCGGCCCCCGGCCGCCGAGAGGGCGACCACCTTGAACCGGTCGGGGTTGCGGAGCACCACGTCGATCGCCTGGGTGCCGATCGATCCGGTCGAGCCGAGGATGACCAGCTCCCGGGGACCGCTCGGGTCGGCGACCTTCGGAGTGAAGCGGGTGTGGGGGTGGGCGAGCTCGTTCATGGAGCCCATTGTGTCCTGCCGCACGGCCTCCGGTGTAGCGACCCCGCAGACTGCTCCGCCACCTGTTCCGCCACTTGCGCTACCGCCTGCTCTACCACCTGATCTACCGCCAGGTGCCGGTGTCGCCGACCTGGGCGCCCGGCAGTGTGCCGGAGGCCCGGGAGGAGCTCTCCACCGTCGTCAATTCGTCACCATCGTGACCTGCCAGTGCCGTCCGCCGAGCGTGCTGGCCAGCTCGGCGGTGCCGCGCCGGGCCGCCCGGAAGACGCCCGGGGTGACCCCGAGCGGGGCGGTCAGCCGGGCGGTGCCGACGGGCGCCAGCACGGCCCGGTCCGAGCTGACGGGCGCGGACCAGCGGCCGGCGGCGTCCCCGGTCAGGAACACCCCGACCTGGGCGCCGAGGGCCAGGCAGTACCGGCCCCCGTCCTGCTCGCCGAGCGTCCCGGCGGTCTGCGGCACCACGGGCTCCGGCAGGGCCCGGCAGGCGGGCGGAGGCGTGGCGGGGGCCGCCGGGGCCGCCGGGGCCGTGGGCGCCGCGCAGGCGGCCAGCAGCAGGAGCAGCGGGAGGAGGGTTCTGCGCACGGGCGGCCTTCCACGGTGGACCGGGGGCGTGCGGACTCGGCCGCACGCCCCCGGGTACGGGCTCAGTGCTGCTGGAACGGGCTGCGCCGCGAGCTCAGTGCTGGTTCGACGCGCTGGTGTACGCGCTCACGCAGCCGCCCGCGCCGCCGCCGAAGTTGTTGCTCCAGAGCGACTGGACCGCGAAGTTCGCGCCGTTCATGCCGACCACGGTCGAGGCGCCCTGCCCGCTGGAGATCCAGGCGCACTTGTCGCCGTTCTCCGCCCCCGCCGAATCCAGCCAGCCGCTGCTCGGCGCCGGGTCGGTGACCGTCTCGGCGTACTCGTGCCCACCCACGATGGTCACCCCCTCGTTGGTGGTGTCGATGCCCCCGCCGGAGACGAAGCCGGCGCCGCAGCCGCTGCCCGCGTCCGGCACGTACGGCATGTTGGTGTACGGCAGGTCGCCGCCGCCCGAGGCCGTGGTGTGGTCGTGCCAGGCGCAGTACTGGGTCTTGAAGCCCTGCGGGACGATGCCGTGCGGCACGTCCACGATGATCTGCACGTTGTCGCCCGAGACGCCGAAGTGCGCGGCGGCCCGGACGGCCTCGGCGGCGATCGCCGACTGGCCCGGGCGGTTGGGCGCCTTCACCCCGCTGTCCAGCCAGGTGCCCGCGACGGGGTTGCTCGCGGGGTGGCCGACCGCCGTGCCGGCGCCGTTGCACTGGGTGGTGCCGACGGCCACGCCCTGGCAGTACTGGGTGACCGAGTTGGACCAGGTGTCGCCGGAGCCGTAGGCGTGCTGGAAGAAGGAGAGCTGCAGCGGGGCCAGGCCGGCGGGGTCGTTGGTGATCGTGGAGCCGCTGCCCCACTGGCTGCCCCAGTAGACGATGTAGATCTTCGGGTCGGTGACGATGTTGCCCCCGCCGTAGGCGAGGTTGCCGCCGGTGGCGGCGGGCACGCCGCCGTGGGCGTGCATCGCGTGGCCGGCGGTCTCGGGAGGCTGCGCCCCGGCGGGGGCGGCACAGAGCGCGGCCGCGGCCAGGGCGGCGGCGGGCGCGGCGAGGTACTTGAGCGAACGCAGCAAGGCATAGCCCTTCGACTGAGGGTGATCGAAGAACGCGCTGATCCGTGGGGGTGGCCCGGTGGGTGTCCGGGGCGCGGCCGAGCGTAGTGAGGCTGACGAGTGGGGGTCAAGAGAACCAACGAGTAGGAAAATCAAGGGAGTTGAGCCCTGTACGCATGACGGAGCCCCCGTCTCCGCAGGGCGGTGACGGGGGCTCGGCGCAGGTCTGGTCAGCCTGGTCCGGCTGCCCCGAGGACCTCGGAGGATCCCAGAGGACTCAGAGGACTCAGAGGACTCAGAGCGCTCAGAGCGCTCAGAGGGAGAGGCCGGTGAGGACCATGACCTTCTCGTAGGTGAAGTCGTCCATCGCGTAGCGGACGCCCTCGCGGCCGACGCCGGAGTCCTTGACGCCGCCGTACGGCATCTGGTCGGCGCGGTAGGACGGGGCGTCGCCGATGATCACGCCGCCCACCTCCAGCTCGGTGTGGGCGCGGAAGGCCAGCTGCACGTCGTGGGTGAAGACACCGGCCTGGAGGCCGAACTTCGAGTCGTTGACCAGGGCGAAGGCCTCGTCGGTCGACTCCACCTTGTGCAGCGAGAGCACCGGGCCGAAGACCTCGGCGGTGGCCAGGATCGCGTCCTCGGGCAGCTCGGTGAGCACGGTCGGCGCGTACTGCGCACCCTCGCGGGTGCCGCCGGTGAGCACCTTGGCGCCCTTGGCCACGGCGTCCTCGACCCAGGACTCGACGCGCTTGGCGGCGTTCTCGTCCACCAGCGGGCCGACGTCGGTGGCGTCCTCGGACGGGTTGCCGGTGACCTGCTCCTTGACCTTGGCCACGACCTTCTCGACCAGCGCGTCGTAGACCGAGGCGTCGGCGATCACGCGCTGCACCGAGATGCAGGACTGGCCGCCCTGGTAGTTGGAGAACATCGCGATCCGGGTGGCGGCCCAGTCGAGGTCGGCCTCGGAGGAGTAGTCGGCCAGCACGACCGCCGCGGCGTTGCCGCCGAGCTCCAGGGTGACGTGCTTGCGCGGCACCGAGTCCATGATCTGGTAGCCGACCTTGTCCGAACCGGTGAAGGAGATCACCGGCAGACGGTCGTCCTGGACCAGGGCGGGCATCTTCTCGTTGGCGACCGGGAGCACGCTCCAGGAACCGGCCGGCAGGTCGGTCTCGGCCAGCAGCTCGCCCAGCACCAGCGCGGAGAGCGGGGTGGAGGGGGCCGGCTTGAGGATGATCGGGGCGCCGACGGCGATCGCCGGGGCGACCTTGTGGGCGACCAGGTTGAGCGGGAAGTTGAACGGGGCGATGCCCAGCACCACGCCGCGCGGGAAGCGGCGCACCACCGCGAAGCGGCCCACGCCACCCGGGTCGGTGTCCAGGCGCATGGTCTCGCCGTTGGTCCGGCGGGCCTCCTCGGCGGCCCAGCGGAACACCGAGGCGGCGCGGCCGACCTCGCCACGGGCCCACTTGATCGGCTTGCCGTTCTCGGCCGTGATCAGCCGGGCGATCTCCTCGGCGCGCTCGGTCAGCCGGCGGGACACGTGGTCCAGCGCGGCGGCCCGGACGTGCGCGGGGGTCGTGGCGAAGACCGGAGCCGCGGCGACGGCGGCGTCCAGCGCCTCCTCCACCTGCGCGTCGGTGGGCACGCTGACCTTGCCGACCAGGCTGCCGTCGAACGGGTGGTGGACCTCGAACTCCGTCTCGCCGCTCGCCCGGCGGCCGGCCAGCCAGAAGTCATGAGTGGTGGTCACGGTCACACCGGCCCTCTCGTCTGCGCCCCACGCGGGTCGTGAAGCCTCGGACCCAACGGTAGGGCGGAGCACCCGTCAGACGGATTGGACACGGTGGAGTGGTCACTCGTGTGACTTCGCCAAGTTGCAGAAAGCAGGGGCGCGGGGAACGGCGCGGCCCACCCCGCACTCTGCCGCTGTCTTACCTGCATGCCCTCGTTGCACTATCCGTTGACGGTGCAACTGACTGCGCGGGCGAGATGGCGACTCCGCTTCTCCCGACCTCGCGCAGTTCCCCGCGCCCCTGACCGTGCCTACTCCTCCCCGGCGCGGAGCGCGAGCCAGAGCTCCATCCGGACGTCCGTGTCGTCCAGCGAGCGCCCCAGGAGTTCCTCGACCCGCCGCATCCGGTACCGCAGGGTGTGCCGGTGCACGCCGAGGTCGGCGGCGGCCGCGTCCCACTGGCCGTGGCGGGAGAGCCAGGCCCGCAGCGAAGCGACCAGGTCGCCGCGCGAGGTGCGGTCGTGCTCGCGCAGCGGGCGGAGCAGGCCCTCGGCGAAGGCCGTCACGGCCTCCTCGCCGAGCAGCGGCAGCAGCGAACCCGCGCCGACCTCCTCGTGGTCGACCGAGCGCTTGCCGCCGCGCAGCGCCACCGCCAGGGCCCGCTCGGCCTGGGCGAAGGCCACGCCGGCCTCCTCCAGGGTGGTCGGGGCGGAGACGCCGACGGCCAGGCCCTCGTGCTCCTCCACCGCGCCGAGGCAGGCGCGGTGCGCGGCGCCGTTGTCGGCGGCCAGCACCACCAGGCGGGCGCCGTGCGGGCCCTCCTCGCGGGAGACCAGCAGCTTCTCGCCGACCCGGCCGCCGGCCTGCTCGGCCCGGTCGCCCAGCTCGCCGACCGCCTCGGTGGCGTCGGTGCCCGGGGCGGCCCCGGCGACCAGCACCCGGACGGTACCCTCCGGCAGCCCGCCGAACAGGCCCGAGGCGACCTGCCGGGCCGTCGGGACCTCCCCCGCCAGCACCATGCCGAGCAGCGCCGCGCCCATCCGCTCCTCGGCCTGCCGCAGCTCGCGGGAGCGCTCCAGGGTGAGGGTGAGCAGCGCCACGGCGGCGTTCAGCACGTACCGCTCGGTGGGGGTGATGCGGTCCTCGGTGCCGACGGCCAGGAAGCCGCGGGCCCGGCGGTCGGCGCCCAGCGACTGGACCACCACGTAGTCCTCGTCCGCGGTGTCGATGCCCGGGGAGCGGCCCTGCAGCGCGGCGCTCGACGGGGCGGGGCGACGGCGCAGCCGGTCGACCTCGGCCGCGAGCCGGCCCGCCCGGCGGGCGGCCCAGTCGGGGGCCACGGCAGAGAGGGCGCCGGAGCCGTCGTAGAGCGCGGCCCAGCCGCCGAGGCGGGCGGCGAGTCTGCGGACCACCGCGGTGGTGCCGTCCTTGCCGAGGGCGGCCCGGGTCAGCTCCTCCTGGGCCTCGAAGCTGGTGGTGACCGCCTCGTACTGCTCGGCGGCCAGCGCGGCCGAGACCGACTTGCTGATCGCGATGAACGGCGTGGCCTCCGGCACCCGCAGCAGCGGCAGGCCGCGCTGCGCGGCGGCGTCCACCAACGGCTGCGGCACCTCGGCGTGCGAGAGCCCGACCCCGAGGCCCAGCCCCACGACCCCCGCGTCGGCCAGCCGGTGCACGTACGCCTGCAGGCTCGCGGCGCTCTTGCCCAGCTTGATGCCGGTGGTGAGCAGCAGCTCCCCGCCCTCCAGGAAGGGGGTCGGATCGTCCAGCTCACTGGTGTGCACCCAGCGGACGGGCCGTTCTAGATGGTCCGCACCGGCCAGGACGGTCAGGTGGAGCGAGCTGTTGCGGACGACGGAGGCGAGAGTGGGGGGCATGGCACCTTCGATGGTTCGACCTGGTCGCCCCGTTGCGACCGGCGAGGGCTGAGCGTCTCCCCACCATTATGGACGCGCCGGACAACCGCCGGGACCGAATCCTCCGTAGCGGCGCCCTTACCCTCAGCTCCGCGGCCTCTCAGCTCCGCACCCTCTCGGCTCCGCAGCCTCTCAGCTCCGCAGGTCGACCAGGACGGGTGGCACCTGCTCACCCGCCACCGTGGTCAGCGAGATCACCGCGTGGCCGGTGGGCAGGGCGTGGGCCAGGTCGGAGGGGGACCAGCGGTGGCGCTCCACGTCGCGGGTGGTGATGCTCTCGGTCTGGGCGGTGGTGCCGGAGAGGGCCTTGCGGCCGGCCCGGCCGAGCTTGCGGAGGAAGCCGCCGGAAGTGTCGGGGGCGTGGGTGACGGCCTTCTCCTGGACCAGGTGGGTGCCCCAGGCCTCGGAGAAGAGCCGGCCATCCCAGGGGGCGATGCCCGGGAAGGCCATCCGGCAGCCGACCGCGCCGAACAGCGGGGCGCGCAGCGCCTCGGGCAGGTCCACCAGGGTGCGCAGCAGCAGCACCGCCCCGGCATTGGCCCCGCGCAGCCGCTGCAGGCCCCGCACGATCGGCGCGTCCACCGCCGCCGAGGCGTCGTCCACCACCAGGCCGGCGAAGAGCGAGCGGTCGGTGCGCACGGCGGTGGCCTGCAGGAACTGCCCCACCACCAGCCGGGCCAGGATCCGGGCCGCCTCCGGGTGGCTCTGCTCGGGCAGCTTGACCCGCACCCGCAGCGGGTGGTCCAGCGCCCGCATCGCGAAGGCGGGCCTGGCGCCCTCCCCGGCGGCGAACTGCCCGGCGAAGGCCGGGCGGTCGAGCAGGGCCAGGCGGTCGGCGAGCAGCGCGCCGGGGTCGTCGGCCCGGCCGCGCTGGCGCTCGCGGTGGTGCAGGTCGGGCTCGTGCTCGGCGTACCGGCCGGCCTTGCGGAGCGTCTCGGCCAGCACGGCCCAGCGCTCGGCGCCGTCCTCGCTGCCGCCCAGCAGCTCGCGCAGCTCGCGGACCCCGGGGTAGCGGCCGTAGGCGGCGTGGAACGGGCCGACGGTCTGCTGGAGCGCGATCCGGGCGCTCTCGGCGCGGGGGGCCAGCTCGTCGGGGAGCAGGGCGTCGGCCAGGCGGGCGGCAGCCTCGTCCACCTCGCGGGCGGCGCCGTAGAGGTCGAGCCCGTAGGCGGTGACCGGGTCGCCGGGGGCGATCACCACGTCGTACCAGGAGTCCGGGCCGAGGTTGGCCTCGGCGGCGCCGATCACCACGGCGCAGGCGGTGCCGGCCAGGGCCTGGAGGCAGAGCGCCTCGGCCACCGGGCGGGCCAGCCGGGCGGTCTTGCCGGTGCCGGCCGGGCCGACGGCGAGCAGCGAGGTGGCGAGCAGCGCGGGGTCGAGGGCGAAGCCGGCCGCGCGGTGGGCGGGCGGGTTCTTCACCACGTCCTGGGCGGTGCCGAGCCGCACCTGACGGGTCAGCAGGTCGTGCCCGGCGCCGCGGCCGGGCAGGTCGCGGGCCTCGGAGGGGTGCGCGCAGGCGGCGGCGCCCCGGGCGGCGACCTCGGCCAGGAACTCGGGCAGCCGGGCCGGTTCGCCGAGCACGCCCTCCCAGGCGCGCTGGATCCGGACGTAGTCCACGTCGCCGACGGCCGCCGCGTCCAGCGCGGCCGCGGCCTGCGGGGCGCCGCCGTGGCGCAGCCCGTACCAGGGGTCGGTGACCGGGGCGGGGGCGGGCGTCTGCGCTTCGGCGGGCTGCTCGTGGGTGACGGCGCGGGCGAGCAGCGGGGCGACCCAGCGCCGCCAGACCTCGGGCCAGCGGCCCATCCGGCCGAAGAAACGAATCGCCAGGATCACCGCGCCCAGCTGGAGCACCACCACCAGCAGGGTGGCCGGGGCCTCGGAACTCGGCGCCGGGATGCCGAACAGACTCATCAGGTAGTAGACGAGCACGGGGGCATAGAGCGCAGCCGGCCAGGCCACCAGCAGGTTGAGCGCCGCGCGCAGCAGCAGCGGCCCGGCCGGCACCTCGGCGTCCTTGCTCCGGGCCGGGTCGAGCGGACGGTAGCCGTAGCGCAGCACGCCGGGCGCGGCCTCCGGGCGCGGGGCGTACACCCAGCCGGCCAGGTCGAAGCCCGCTCCGAAGCCCGCTCCGGTGCCCGGTACGGCCCCGGGTACGGCGCTCGGTGCGGCCCCGGGCTGGGGCCCGAGGGCCCGCTGCGGCGGCAGGCCGCCCGGCCCGCCGTGCCCGCCAGGACCGCCAGGACCGCCAGGACCGCCAGGACCGCCAGGACCGCCAGGACCGCCAGGACCGTGACCGGCTTCCCCCTGAGCGCCCTGCCCCCGACCGGCCTGCCCCTGACCGGCCTGCCCGGCCTGCTGACCGTACGCGCCGTCCAAGCCCATCCCTGGCCCCGCTCTC from Kitasatospora sp. MMS16-BH015 encodes:
- a CDS encoding ATP-binding protein; amino-acid sequence: MYAPRPEAAPGVLRYGYRPLDPARSKDAEVPAGPLLLRAALNLLVAWPAALYAPVLVYYLMSLFGIPAPSSEAPATLLVVVLQLGAVILAIRFFGRMGRWPEVWRRWVAPLLARAVTHEQPAEAQTPAPAPVTDPWYGLRHGGAPQAAAALDAAAVGDVDYVRIQRAWEGVLGEPARLPEFLAEVAARGAAACAHPSEARDLPGRGAGHDLLTRQVRLGTAQDVVKNPPAHRAAGFALDPALLATSLLAVGPAGTGKTARLARPVAEALCLQALAGTACAVVIGAAEANLGPDSWYDVVIAPGDPVTAYGLDLYGAAREVDEAAARLADALLPDELAPRAESARIALQQTVGPFHAAYGRYPGVRELRELLGGSEDGAERWAVLAETLRKAGRYAEHEPDLHHRERQRGRADDPGALLADRLALLDRPAFAGQFAAGEGARPAFAMRALDHPLRVRVKLPEQSHPEAARILARLVVGQFLQATAVRTDRSLFAGLVVDDASAAVDAPIVRGLQRLRGANAGAVLLLRTLVDLPEALRAPLFGAVGCRMAFPGIAPWDGRLFSEAWGTHLVQEKAVTHAPDTSGGFLRKLGRAGRKALSGTTAQTESITTRDVERHRWSPSDLAHALPTGHAVISLTTVAGEQVPPVLVDLRS
- a CDS encoding RIP metalloprotease produces the protein MAMVMWVLGILLFLVGLLFSIAWHELGHLSTAKLFGIRVPQYMVGFGKTIWSRKKGDTEYGIKAIPLGGYIRMIGMFPPGADGRITKRSSSPWRSMIEDAREASYEELQPGDEHRLFYTRKPWKRVIVMFAGPFMNLVLSVALYLAWFMGIGYQTTVPTVSTVSQCVVPAATARTDVCPADAPKSPANAAGLRAGDRIVSFDGDAISTYTQLQADIRKSPGKQVTIVIERGGQQQSLTAGITSNTVAAVDKDGRPIDGKTVTAGFLGFSPAIGVRHLSLGESATQMTDMAKHGITSLAALPGKIPGLWHAIVGHDPRPADSPMGMVGAARLGGDVFAMDLPATQQLAFMVQLLAGINLSLFLFNMLPLLPLDGGHIAGALWESLRRHAAKLFRRSDPGPFDVAKLMPLAYVVAGIFICFTALVMVADIVNPVKIN
- the dxr gene encoding 1-deoxy-D-xylulose-5-phosphate reductoisomerase — encoded protein: MNELAHPHTRFTPKVADPSGPRELVILGSTGSIGTQAIDVVLRNPDRFKVVALSAAGGRVELLAEQALALGVHTVAVADEAALPALREALVAKAGGRALPTLLAGPEAATELAGLECHSVLNGITGSIGLGPTLAALRAGRVLVLANKESLIVGGPLVKAVARPGQIVPVDSEHAALFQALAGGTRAEVRKLVVTASGGPFRGRTKSELAAVTVEDALAHPTWAMGPVVTVNSATLVNKGLEVIEAHLLYDIPFDRIEVVVHPQSVVHSMVEFTDGSTLAQASPPDMRMPIALGLGWPERVPDAAPGCDWTKAATWEFFPLDEEAFPAVALAREVGTLGGTAPAVFNAANEECVDAFLKGRLAFTAIVDTVAKVVAEHGAPASGTSLTVEDVLHAEGWARARARQLAAG
- a CDS encoding aldehyde dehydrogenase family protein, which gives rise to MTTTHDFWLAGRRASGETEFEVHHPFDGSLVGKVSVPTDAQVEEALDAAVAAAPVFATTPAHVRAAALDHVSRRLTERAEEIARLITAENGKPIKWARGEVGRAASVFRWAAEEARRTNGETMRLDTDPGGVGRFAVVRRFPRGVVLGIAPFNFPLNLVAHKVAPAIAVGAPIILKPAPSTPLSALVLGELLAETDLPAGSWSVLPVANEKMPALVQDDRLPVISFTGSDKVGYQIMDSVPRKHVTLELGGNAAAVVLADYSSEADLDWAATRIAMFSNYQGGQSCISVQRVIADASVYDALVEKVVAKVKEQVTGNPSEDATDVGPLVDENAAKRVESWVEDAVAKGAKVLTGGTREGAQYAPTVLTELPEDAILATAEVFGPVLSLHKVESTDEAFALVNDSKFGLQAGVFTHDVQLAFRAHTELEVGGVIIGDAPSYRADQMPYGGVKDSGVGREGVRYAMDDFTYEKVMVLTGLSL
- a CDS encoding PucR family transcriptional regulator yields the protein MPPTLASVVRNSSLHLTVLAGADHLERPVRWVHTSELDDPTPFLEGGELLLTTGIKLGKSAASLQAYVHRLADAGVVGLGLGVGLSHAEVPQPLVDAAAQRGLPLLRVPEATPFIAISKSVSAALAAEQYEAVTTSFEAQEELTRAALGKDGTTAVVRRLAARLGGWAALYDGSGALSAVAPDWAARRAGRLAAEVDRLRRRPAPSSAALQGRSPGIDTADEDYVVVQSLGADRRARGFLAVGTEDRITPTERYVLNAAVALLTLTLERSRELRQAEERMGAALLGMVLAGEVPTARQVASGLFGGLPEGTVRVLVAGAAPGTDATEAVGELGDRAEQAGGRVGEKLLVSREEGPHGARLVVLAADNGAAHRACLGAVEEHEGLAVGVSAPTTLEEAGVAFAQAERALAVALRGGKRSVDHEEVGAGSLLPLLGEEAVTAFAEGLLRPLREHDRTSRGDLVASLRAWLSRHGQWDAAAADLGVHRHTLRYRMRRVEELLGRSLDDTDVRMELWLALRAGEE